A genomic stretch from Desulfolutivibrio sulfodismutans DSM 3696 includes:
- a CDS encoding peptidylprolyl isomerase: MTFSPRYILFPALLFVMALLWACDRKAEPPGVVATVNGRPVTLGQLEFNHDLRGMGLVATENPSVEGLRRDYGRIMADLIIRELMLEELQKAGGAVTDEDLARLEAEIRADYPGELFDRMLFEENIDPQKWRESLLTRAVMDKFVSMILKDQARVEVQEAADYYKEHVAQFQRPALVTFLLVRGPDKKRVAEALRERDSGRTFPREPTPDAASIQEVRLPRELIPEAWRALLGKLQPGQASPVVQEKREAMALVLVGETPAFTLDPATAYPLVEKALAEKKRNEAFSAWLAGAVAAADIRVSAHLVDNGDIPVSEAPSPDILEKEFPGVGGGKGEHAAELADTGQVSKSFADRFADRQGPDGVKPGPEKDGPAGPSAAATPSAASPAQGDRQEVVRVVPGREGPGETAADLPLATPVPTDSPSEQSPAQPAAGTPAAGTPAAGSSVPDVAAVASPQAGTVEPTTDPVQATSTDGAAGAAAQVVPSGPGEVEFLANKASWLIFKVDDGKEDLVYIKGGKNHVVSFKDRLSVRFGSPSDITYRFRDRQERVESSAREVKTMDFP; encoded by the coding sequence ATGACGTTTTCTCCCCGATACATTCTCTTCCCGGCCCTTTTATTCGTCATGGCCCTGCTGTGGGCCTGCGACCGGAAAGCGGAACCACCCGGGGTGGTGGCCACGGTCAACGGCCGCCCCGTGACCCTCGGGCAGCTCGAATTCAACCACGATTTGCGCGGCATGGGCCTTGTGGCCACGGAAAACCCTTCGGTGGAAGGGCTGCGCCGGGATTACGGCCGGATCATGGCCGACCTGATCATCCGCGAACTGATGCTTGAGGAGTTGCAAAAGGCCGGGGGGGCGGTCACGGACGAGGATCTGGCCCGCCTGGAGGCGGAGATACGGGCCGATTACCCGGGAGAGCTCTTTGACCGCATGCTCTTCGAGGAGAACATCGATCCGCAAAAGTGGCGCGAGAGCCTGCTGACCCGGGCGGTCATGGACAAATTCGTAAGCATGATCCTCAAGGACCAGGCCAGGGTCGAGGTGCAGGAGGCCGCCGATTATTACAAGGAACATGTGGCGCAGTTCCAACGCCCGGCCTTGGTGACCTTTCTCTTGGTGCGCGGGCCGGACAAAAAGCGTGTGGCCGAGGCCCTGCGTGAGCGGGATTCCGGGCGGACATTTCCCCGGGAGCCGACCCCGGATGCGGCCTCCATCCAGGAGGTGCGCCTTCCCCGGGAGTTGATTCCCGAGGCGTGGCGGGCCCTTCTGGGGAAGCTTCAACCCGGTCAGGCCAGCCCGGTGGTCCAGGAAAAGCGGGAGGCCATGGCCCTGGTCCTGGTTGGGGAGACCCCGGCGTTCACTCTGGACCCGGCCACCGCCTATCCGTTGGTGGAAAAGGCCCTGGCGGAGAAAAAACGCAACGAGGCGTTTTCCGCATGGCTGGCCGGGGCAGTCGCCGCCGCAGACATCCGGGTCAGCGCGCATCTTGTGGACAATGGCGATATCCCGGTTTCGGAGGCTCCGTCGCCGGACATCCTGGAGAAGGAATTTCCCGGCGTTGGGGGTGGAAAAGGCGAGCATGCCGCAGAGTTGGCCGATACCGGCCAGGTGTCGAAATCCTTTGCGGATCGGTTCGCCGACCGGCAGGGGCCGGACGGCGTGAAACCGGGGCCGGAAAAAGACGGGCCCGCCGGGCCGTCTGCCGCCGCCACACCTTCTGCGGCGTCCCCGGCTCAAGGCGACCGGCAGGAGGTCGTCCGCGTGGTGCCCGGACGTGAAGGCCCGGGAGAGACGGCCGCCGATCTGCCCCTCGCAACCCCGGTCCCGACGGATTCGCCTTCCGAGCAAAGCCCGGCGCAACCCGCCGCCGGAACTCCCGCCGCCGGAACTCCCGCCGCCGGATCGTCCGTCCCGGATGTTGCCGCCGTGGCGTCCCCGCAGGCCGGAACTGTCGAGCCGACGACCGACCCGGTCCAGGCCACTTCGACGGATGGGGCCGCCGGGGCGGCGGCGCAGGTGGTTCCCTCAGGGCCGGGGGAAGTGGAATTTTTGGCCAACAAGGCCAGTTGGCTCATTTTCAAGGTCGATGACGGAAAAGAAGACCTGGTGTACATCAAGGGCGGAAAGAACCATGTGGTTTCCTTCAAGGACAGATTGTCCGTGCGTTTCGGCAGCCCCAGCGACATCACCTATCGTTTCCGGGATCGCCAGGAACGCGTGGAATCCTCGGCCCGCGAGGTGAAAACCATGGATTTCCCATGA
- the mfd gene encoding transcription-repair coupling factor, translating into MQYPSEIKDFLNGRGSSLGVYKSGPGTLAFLAADMLASGSSVVVIVPGAPELARLKSLFSLLLSPVDDPLSEAPWQALPTFPPAAPSLSAWAARFAFLNFATATAKPRLCLFTVDNLLPKWPPRQVIEESSIELAVGEDMSRELLLEQAALWGYRRQPMVESPGEVAVRGDVLDIFAPGYALPLRFEFFGDTIEYIRTFDPTTQRSQAELPHMRLLPVAPAVLTDASRAVAGELWESMAVTGELRREAKAALENKLDSGDGTIWPGLFYEKPSSLTDHLPKDAVYMLYDASRMRSRLEEVEFGWKQFLEAETAQRGFGWPGPRLCWPGGMARKMWLAGRQVLFEDLVLGHGKHGPDMPEKGLERFSDLFWKPGEDKRPWSALMSGLRDWAVSKRQVVLSFHGERSRTKFLKMIEHEGISLSTQYHPGSTGLFALVSPLRQGMELTWNRTLILSEDVLRPEGGEESGRASRVRGFKGIASQDEIASGDLVVHRDYGLARFDGLARMTVDSAGGDYLLLHFDGEDRLYVPVDRISLIQKFKGPDGIDPALDRLGGNRWKLGREKAKKAIEKIARDLVEMYAFRKVAKGYAYGPLNELYWEFEAGFGFEETPDQEKAIADVLADMERPEPMDRLVCGDVGFGKTEVALRAAFRAVLDGKQVVMLCPTTVLAEQHFQNFSKRLGDFPVRVGMLSRFVPPKRQKVVTEGVRRGEIDILIGTHRLLSKDVEAPALGLLILDEEQRFGVKHKEKLKALRKNIDVLTLTATPIPRTLQLSLSGIRGLSVIETPPPERKAVETLLVERDSDFLRSVVRRELERQGQVFWVHNRVRGLEETAAFVRRLVPEARVTMAHGQMAEGALEKAMHEFWHGEIDVLVCTAIIESGLDFPRANTLVVDQAQMFGLGQLYQLRGRVGRSSLQAYAYFVVPSLDGIPEVARKRLRIIQDMDFLGAGFQVAMEDLRLRGAGNILGEVQSGQISRIGLDMFLEMLDDEIKRLRGEPQNERTDPELTIAVSARIPEGYVSDPKDRLRLYKALSTAHNESGLAEMAAEMRDRFGALPEEVENFISVLALKQVLARLQVARAEVTASKLSLSWETRPGAVGAVSAENLVAFVNAHGARARLVPPAKLEMRLSEGGLRAGLAEAARELATLCAASPDGK; encoded by the coding sequence TTGCAGTATCCGTCCGAGATCAAAGATTTTTTGAATGGCCGGGGGAGTTCGCTTGGGGTGTACAAAAGCGGCCCCGGCACCCTGGCCTTTCTGGCCGCCGACATGCTGGCGTCAGGGTCGTCCGTGGTGGTCATCGTCCCGGGAGCGCCGGAGCTGGCCCGGCTCAAGTCCCTCTTTTCCCTGCTCTTGTCTCCGGTCGACGATCCCTTGTCCGAGGCCCCCTGGCAGGCCCTGCCGACCTTCCCTCCGGCCGCCCCGTCCCTTTCGGCCTGGGCCGCGCGGTTTGCCTTTCTCAATTTCGCGACCGCCACGGCAAAGCCTCGCCTGTGTCTTTTCACCGTGGACAACCTGTTGCCCAAATGGCCGCCCAGGCAGGTGATCGAGGAAAGCTCCATCGAGCTTGCGGTCGGGGAGGACATGTCCCGGGAGCTCCTTTTGGAGCAGGCCGCCCTGTGGGGCTATCGCCGCCAGCCCATGGTGGAGTCGCCGGGCGAGGTGGCTGTGCGCGGCGACGTGTTGGACATCTTCGCCCCAGGGTACGCCTTGCCCCTGCGTTTTGAATTTTTCGGCGACACCATCGAATATATCCGCACCTTTGATCCCACCACCCAGCGTTCCCAGGCCGAACTGCCGCACATGCGGCTTTTGCCCGTGGCCCCGGCCGTGCTCACTGACGCCTCGCGCGCCGTTGCCGGGGAACTGTGGGAATCCATGGCCGTGACCGGCGAATTGCGCCGGGAGGCCAAGGCGGCCCTGGAGAACAAGCTCGACTCCGGGGACGGGACCATCTGGCCCGGCCTTTTTTATGAAAAACCCTCGTCCTTGACGGATCATCTGCCCAAGGACGCCGTGTACATGCTTTATGACGCCTCGCGCATGCGCTCCCGCCTGGAAGAGGTGGAATTCGGCTGGAAGCAGTTTTTGGAGGCCGAGACCGCTCAGCGGGGATTCGGCTGGCCCGGGCCCCGGCTGTGCTGGCCCGGAGGCATGGCCCGCAAGATGTGGCTGGCCGGACGCCAGGTGCTCTTCGAGGATCTGGTGCTGGGGCACGGCAAACATGGCCCGGACATGCCGGAGAAGGGCCTGGAGCGGTTTTCGGACCTGTTCTGGAAACCCGGGGAGGACAAGCGCCCGTGGTCGGCGCTCATGTCCGGTCTGCGGGACTGGGCCGTGTCCAAACGCCAGGTGGTGCTGTCGTTTCATGGGGAACGCTCGCGCACCAAGTTTTTGAAAATGATCGAACATGAGGGCATCTCCCTCTCCACCCAGTACCACCCCGGCAGCACGGGGCTTTTCGCCCTGGTGTCACCGCTTCGCCAGGGCATGGAATTGACCTGGAACCGGACGCTGATCCTGTCCGAGGATGTGCTGCGCCCCGAGGGCGGGGAGGAGTCCGGACGGGCCTCCAGGGTGCGCGGGTTCAAGGGGATCGCCTCCCAGGACGAGATCGCCTCGGGGGATCTGGTGGTTCACCGCGACTACGGACTGGCCCGTTTCGACGGATTGGCCCGGATGACCGTGGACAGCGCGGGCGGGGACTACCTTTTGCTGCATTTCGACGGCGAGGACCGCTTGTACGTGCCCGTGGACCGGATATCGCTCATCCAGAAGTTCAAGGGGCCCGACGGGATCGATCCAGCCCTGGACCGCCTGGGCGGCAACCGCTGGAAGCTCGGCCGGGAAAAGGCCAAAAAGGCCATTGAGAAGATCGCCCGGGATCTGGTGGAGATGTACGCCTTTCGCAAGGTCGCCAAGGGCTATGCCTACGGGCCGCTCAACGAACTGTACTGGGAGTTCGAGGCCGGATTCGGTTTCGAGGAGACCCCGGACCAGGAAAAGGCCATTGCCGACGTTTTGGCCGACATGGAACGCCCCGAGCCCATGGACCGCCTGGTCTGCGGCGATGTGGGCTTCGGCAAGACCGAGGTGGCCCTGCGCGCGGCCTTCCGGGCCGTGCTCGACGGCAAGCAGGTGGTCATGCTGTGTCCCACCACGGTCCTGGCCGAACAGCATTTTCAGAACTTCAGCAAGCGCCTGGGGGATTTTCCGGTCAGGGTGGGAATGCTCAGCCGTTTTGTGCCGCCAAAACGCCAGAAGGTGGTGACGGAAGGGGTCAGGAGAGGGGAAATCGACATCCTGATCGGCACCCACCGCCTGCTGTCGAAAGATGTGGAGGCCCCGGCACTCGGGCTTCTCATCCTGGACGAGGAGCAGCGTTTCGGGGTCAAGCACAAGGAAAAGCTCAAGGCCCTGCGCAAAAACATCGACGTCCTGACGCTCACGGCGACCCCCATCCCCCGCACCCTGCAACTGTCGCTTTCCGGCATCCGGGGCCTAAGCGTCATCGAGACGCCGCCCCCCGAGCGCAAGGCCGTGGAGACGCTTCTGGTGGAGCGGGATTCGGATTTCCTGCGTTCCGTGGTGCGCCGCGAACTGGAACGCCAGGGCCAGGTGTTTTGGGTGCACAACCGGGTGCGCGGCCTGGAGGAGACGGCGGCCTTCGTCAGAAGGTTGGTCCCCGAGGCCCGGGTGACCATGGCCCACGGCCAGATGGCCGAGGGGGCCCTGGAAAAGGCCATGCACGAATTTTGGCATGGCGAGATCGATGTTTTGGTGTGTACGGCCATCATCGAATCGGGACTGGATTTTCCCCGGGCCAACACCCTGGTGGTGGACCAGGCCCAGATGTTCGGCCTGGGCCAACTCTACCAGTTGCGCGGCCGGGTGGGACGCTCGTCGCTTCAGGCCTATGCCTATTTTGTGGTTCCCTCCCTGGACGGCATCCCGGAAGTGGCCCGGAAAAGGCTGCGGATCATCCAGGACATGGACTTTCTGGGGGCGGGCTTCCAGGTGGCCATGGAGGACTTGCGGCTGCGCGGCGCGGGCAACATCCTGGGCGAGGTGCAGTCCGGGCAGATTTCGCGGATCGGCCTGGACATGTTCCTGGAGATGCTCGATGATGAGATCAAACGGCTGCGCGGGGAACCGCAAAACGAGCGCACGGACCCGGAATTGACCATAGCCGTGTCGGCCCGCATCCCGGAAGGTTACGTGTCCGACCCCAAGGATCGGTTGCGTCTTTACAAAGCCCTTTCCACGGCACACAATGAATCGGGTCTGGCCGAGATGGCCGCTGAAATGCGCGACCGTTTCGGGGCCTTGCCCGAGGAGGTGGAGAACTTCATCTCCGTTTTGGCCCTCAAGCAGGTTCTGGCCAGGCTCCAGGTGGCCCGTGCCGAAGTGACCGCGTCCAAACTGTCCCTGTCCTGGGAAACGCGACCGGGTGCGGTGGGGGCGGTTTCGGCCGAAAATCTGGTGGCCTTTGTCAATGCCCACGGCGCCAGGGCGAGGCTTGTGCCCCCGGCGAAACTGGAGATGCGCCTTTCCGAGGGCGGCCTTCGCGCCGGACTGGCCGAGGCGGCCCGGGAATTGGCCACGCTATGCGCCGCAAGTCCGGATGGAAAGTGA
- a CDS encoding chemotaxis protein CheW, translated as MDETQKKQDAELMQLVTFSIGEEEFGVDILKVQEIIRMMEITKVPRAPDFVEGVINLRGKVIPIIDLRKRFGLSTRDHDKHTRIIVIEINNMIVGFVVDSVSEVLRIPSNTVEPPPPVVSGLESEYISGVGKLEDRLLILLDLDRLLSGEERDVLTGI; from the coding sequence ATGGATGAAACCCAGAAGAAGCAGGACGCCGAACTGATGCAGCTTGTGACGTTTAGCATCGGTGAGGAAGAATTCGGAGTGGATATCCTGAAAGTCCAGGAGATCATCCGGATGATGGAGATTACCAAGGTGCCTCGCGCTCCGGATTTTGTGGAGGGGGTCATCAACCTCCGCGGAAAGGTCATCCCTATCATCGACCTGCGGAAGCGTTTCGGCCTGAGCACCAGGGACCACGACAAGCACACCCGGATCATCGTCATCGAGATCAACAACATGATCGTGGGATTTGTGGTGGATTCCGTGTCCGAGGTGCTGCGCATCCCCTCCAACACGGTTGAGCCGCCGCCTCCCGTGGTTTCCGGCCTCGAATCGGAATACATCAGCGGCGTGGGCAAGCTGGAAGATCGTCTGCTGATCCTGCTTGATCTGGACCGCCTCTTGTCCGGCGAAGAGCGCGATGTCCTGACGGGCATCTAG
- a CDS encoding aminopeptidase → MFTQTQIEKYADVLMWGLDTSRLSGFHAGDVILLQYDLAAVTLAEALFARIMDRGMHPVARMIPTFRMEHAFYAKADEGQLVFQVPGQATLNENLNGAIHVLAPESLTHLSDIDPKRIAKAAVARKPLRDILVGREEAGDFGWTLCMHPTPELAAKAGLSVKQYADQIKKACFLKEADPVGKWKTLYAEAAEIKAWLNSIKPAHYHVESEHVDLKVTPGEKRRWIGISGHNIPSFELFLSPDWRGVQGVYYADQPSYRSGNYVRGVRLEFRDGEAVSSQAEEGAAFVAKQLAMDKGACRIGEFSLTDKRFSKIDTFMANTLFDENFGGAWGNCHIAVGSSYSDTYDGNPAELTAERKAELGFNDSALHWDLVNTEKKRVRAVMPDGSAVTVYEDGFFKN, encoded by the coding sequence GTGTTCACGCAGACCCAGATTGAAAAATACGCCGATGTGCTCATGTGGGGCCTGGATACCTCCCGGCTCTCGGGATTTCACGCCGGCGACGTGATTTTATTGCAGTACGACCTGGCCGCCGTGACCCTGGCCGAGGCCCTGTTCGCCCGGATCATGGACCGGGGCATGCATCCCGTGGCCCGCATGATCCCGACCTTCCGCATGGAGCACGCCTTCTACGCCAAGGCCGACGAGGGCCAACTGGTCTTCCAGGTTCCCGGCCAGGCCACGCTCAACGAGAACTTGAACGGGGCCATCCATGTCCTGGCCCCGGAATCCCTGACCCACTTAAGCGACATCGACCCCAAGCGCATCGCCAAGGCCGCCGTGGCCCGCAAACCCCTGCGCGACATCCTGGTGGGCCGGGAGGAGGCTGGGGATTTCGGCTGGACCCTGTGCATGCATCCCACCCCGGAACTGGCGGCCAAGGCCGGTCTGTCCGTCAAGCAGTACGCCGACCAGATCAAAAAGGCCTGCTTCCTGAAAGAGGCCGATCCGGTGGGCAAATGGAAGACCCTGTACGCCGAGGCCGCAGAGATCAAGGCCTGGCTCAATTCCATAAAACCCGCCCATTACCATGTGGAGTCGGAACATGTGGATTTGAAGGTCACCCCGGGGGAGAAAAGGCGCTGGATAGGCATTTCCGGCCACAACATCCCCAGCTTCGAGCTTTTTCTGTCCCCGGACTGGCGCGGCGTGCAGGGGGTCTATTATGCCGACCAGCCGTCGTATCGCAGCGGCAACTACGTGCGCGGGGTGCGCCTGGAATTTCGGGACGGCGAGGCCGTCTCCTCCCAGGCCGAGGAAGGGGCGGCCTTCGTGGCCAAGCAACTGGCCATGGACAAGGGGGCCTGCCGTATTGGGGAGTTCTCCCTGACCGACAAGCGGTTCTCCAAAATCGACACCTTCATGGCCAACACCCTGTTTGACGAGAATTTCGGCGGCGCGTGGGGAAACTGCCACATCGCCGTGGGAAGCTCCTATTCCGACACTTACGACGGCAATCCTGCGGAATTGACGGCCGAGCGGAAGGCGGAATTGGGGTTTAACGACTCGGCCTTGCACTGGGATCTGGTCAACACGGAAAAAAAACGGGTTCGGGCCGTCATGCCGGACGGATCGGCCGTTACCGTCTATGAGGACGGATTCTTTAAAAATTAG
- a CDS encoding two-component system sensor histidine kinase NtrB — protein MLVFAQSGYFHDLLDSFALGVVILNARGRVYAANTAAAALLGHSREELLSDPAVAADVFRRTDNPKALRRYLRTALRREHPGGPLRLQYRALDGTSLHLSLTFSHLVENEKVFGVMLQITDVTEIMTLHERERRILDEKYRVERERVESLRALSSAVAHQLRNPAMSIGGLTGLLLKKSPPDDPARPFLQAVLEESKRLEAIVAAVGEATLPLSPQTSCFSLRDLVQSRLAHVRAVTGERGLSAVWNLHGDDGRLCLDESLLGQALDEILLNAAEASPSGGRVDVALSAHRTADGHADHASITVRDQGPGIAADIIPFLFDPFFTTKAVGVGMGLCRARRIMAALDGEIRVDNHPDGGTVAILQVAGAPAPDDDADAEKSREAAV, from the coding sequence ATGCTCGTCTTCGCCCAATCCGGCTATTTTCATGACCTGCTGGACAGCTTCGCCCTGGGGGTGGTCATCTTAAACGCCCGGGGACGCGTCTATGCCGCCAACACGGCCGCCGCCGCCTTGCTCGGCCACTCCCGGGAAGAGCTTCTCTCCGATCCGGCCGTGGCGGCGGACGTCTTTCGCCGGACGGACAATCCCAAGGCCCTGCGCCGCTATCTGCGCACGGCCCTGCGGCGCGAACATCCCGGCGGCCCGCTTCGTCTGCAGTACCGGGCCCTGGACGGGACGTCCCTGCACCTGTCCCTGACCTTCTCCCATCTTGTGGAGAACGAGAAGGTCTTCGGGGTCATGCTCCAGATCACGGACGTGACCGAGATCATGACCCTGCATGAGCGGGAACGCCGCATCCTGGACGAAAAATACCGCGTGGAACGCGAGCGGGTGGAGAGCCTGCGGGCCCTGTCCTCGGCCGTGGCCCACCAGTTGCGCAACCCGGCCATGTCCATCGGCGGGCTGACGGGCCTTTTGCTCAAAAAAAGCCCTCCGGACGACCCGGCGCGACCCTTTCTTCAGGCTGTTCTGGAAGAGTCCAAACGGCTTGAGGCCATCGTGGCCGCCGTGGGCGAGGCCACCCTGCCCCTGTCTCCCCAGACGTCCTGCTTCTCCCTGCGAGATCTGGTCCAGTCCAGGCTGGCCCATGTCCGGGCCGTGACCGGGGAACGCGGACTGTCCGCCGTCTGGAACCTGCACGGCGACGATGGCCGCCTGTGCCTGGACGAGTCGCTCTTGGGACAAGCCCTGGACGAGATACTGCTCAACGCGGCCGAGGCCTCACCAAGCGGCGGCCGGGTGGATGTGGCTCTTTCGGCGCACCGTACGGCCGACGGCCACGCCGACCATGCGTCCATCACCGTCCGGGACCAGGGGCCAGGCATCGCGGCGGACATCATCCCCTTTCTGTTCGATCCATTTTTCACCACCAAGGCCGTGGGAGTGGGCATGGGCCTGTGCCGGGCCAGACGCATCATGGCCGCCCTGGACGGCGAGATACGGGTGGACAACCATCCGGACGGCGGGACCGTGGCCATTCTCCAGGTGGCGGGGGCCCCCGCCCCAGACGACGACGCCGATGCCGAGAAGTCCCGGGAAGCTGCCGTCTGA
- the infA gene encoding translation initiation factor IF-1, producing MPKEDAIEVDGIVEEALPNAMFRVKLENGHEVLAHISGKMRKFYIRILPGDRVKCELSPYDLTRGRITYRLK from the coding sequence ATGCCCAAGGAAGATGCGATTGAAGTCGACGGCATCGTCGAAGAGGCGCTGCCAAACGCCATGTTCCGCGTGAAGCTGGAAAACGGCCACGAGGTGCTGGCCCATATTTCCGGGAAAATGCGCAAGTTTTATATCCGCATCCTGCCCGGCGACCGGGTCAAGTGCGAACTGTCGCCCTACGACCTGACCCGGGGACGCATCACCTACCGCCTCAAGTAG
- a CDS encoding MBL fold metallo-hydrolase RNA specificity domain-containing protein, with amino-acid sequence MKIRFLGAAGTVTGSCHALEAAGSRFAIDCGLHQGNEAIERRNLDTSVYHPGQMDFFIITHAHMDHSGLLPRMVKTGFSGPIYVTPPTRDLLEIMLADSAHIQESEAEWKNRTSRRRGGKRAEPLYTMADARAVMPLLKPVPYGQDFSPAKGITARFSDAGHILGSAFVELWIKENSTQTKLVFSGDLGRPNQLLVNDPSTVAHADYLFVEGTYGDRNHKNETQSRAELAEAIARSYGLREKVIIPAFAVERTQEIIFCLHLLRKEGMLPEDMPVFVDSPLAIKATEIFRRHPEYLDDQTRAFLDKGEDPLALPNLRFTQSTDQSRAINDLDGPAVVISASGMCNAGRIKHHLRHNLWRPGASIVFVGYQAMGTPGRRIVDGAPFIRILGEEVAVAAKIYTIGGFSSHAGQSQIMEWLDHLKDGTREIFLIHGETKALTTLAGLIRDKYKVSVRVPDYLEEYTLQPGAEPKVAADPEKAWPRIDWPYLLADTEGKFALLRQRLDDLSAKPWTDQTDLRQRLLEVNRDLTELLSEI; translated from the coding sequence ATGAAGATCAGATTTTTGGGCGCCGCCGGAACCGTCACCGGTTCCTGCCACGCCCTTGAGGCGGCGGGCAGCCGTTTCGCCATCGACTGCGGCCTGCATCAGGGCAACGAGGCCATTGAGCGGCGCAACCTGGACACCTCCGTCTACCATCCCGGGCAGATGGATTTTTTCATCATCACCCACGCCCATATGGACCATTCCGGGCTCTTGCCGCGCATGGTCAAGACAGGGTTTTCAGGCCCCATCTACGTCACCCCGCCCACCCGCGACCTGCTGGAGATCATGCTGGCCGACAGCGCCCACATCCAGGAGTCCGAGGCCGAGTGGAAAAATCGCACCAGCCGCCGCCGGGGCGGCAAACGGGCCGAGCCCCTGTACACCATGGCCGACGCCCGGGCCGTGATGCCGCTTTTAAAACCCGTGCCCTACGGCCAGGACTTTTCCCCGGCAAAGGGGATCACGGCCCGCTTCAGCGACGCCGGACACATCCTCGGGTCGGCCTTCGTGGAACTGTGGATCAAGGAAAACAGCACGCAGACCAAGCTGGTCTTTTCCGGGGATCTGGGACGCCCCAACCAGCTTCTGGTCAACGACCCCAGCACCGTGGCCCACGCCGACTACCTGTTTGTGGAAGGCACCTACGGCGACCGCAACCATAAAAACGAGACCCAGAGCCGGGCCGAACTGGCCGAGGCCATCGCCCGCAGCTACGGCCTGCGGGAGAAGGTCATCATCCCGGCCTTTGCCGTGGAGCGCACCCAGGAGATCATCTTCTGCCTGCATCTTTTGCGCAAGGAGGGCATGCTCCCCGAGGACATGCCGGTTTTCGTGGACAGCCCCCTGGCCATCAAGGCCACGGAGATCTTTCGCCGCCATCCCGAATATCTGGACGATCAGACCCGGGCCTTCCTCGACAAGGGGGAAGATCCCCTGGCCCTGCCCAATCTGCGTTTTACCCAGAGCACGGACCAGTCCCGGGCCATCAATGACCTGGACGGCCCGGCCGTGGTCATTTCCGCCAGCGGCATGTGCAACGCCGGACGCATCAAGCACCACCTGCGCCACAACCTGTGGCGGCCCGGGGCCAGCATCGTGTTTGTGGGCTATCAGGCCATGGGGACGCCCGGACGGCGCATCGTGGACGGCGCGCCGTTCATCCGCATCCTGGGCGAGGAGGTGGCCGTGGCCGCCAAAATCTATACCATCGGCGGTTTTTCCTCGCACGCCGGGCAAAGCCAGATCATGGAATGGCTCGACCACTTAAAGGACGGAACCAGGGAGATCTTTTTGATCCACGGCGAGACAAAGGCCCTGACCACCCTGGCCGGGCTCATTCGGGACAAATACAAGGTGTCCGTGCGGGTTCCCGACTATCTGGAGGAATATACCCTGCAACCCGGGGCGGAGCCCAAGGTCGCCGCCGATCCGGAAAAGGCCTGGCCGCGCATCGACTGGCCGTATCTGCTTGCGGACACGGAAGGCAAGTTTGCGCTTCTGCGCCAACGCCTGGACGATCTGTCGGCCAAGCCCTGGACGGACCAGACCGATCTGCGGCAGCGGCTTTTGGAGGTGAACAGGGATCTGACGGAACTTCTGTCGGAGATATGA
- a CDS encoding LOG family protein: MNGSRQYLIDDLSMKESWRLFKIMAELVDGFDSLSDIGPAVSIFGSARMTPDEPLYQLTEKLAGLLAKTGYTVITGGGPGLMEAANKGASAAGGTSVGLHIHLPFEQKYNQFLNLRCDFRYFFVRKVMFVKYAMAYVAMPGGFGTLDELFEALVLIQTHRIKPFPIILMGSDYWGGLVDWLKKEVITRKFLGEEDLDMFRVYDTPEEVVAFIKRHVII, from the coding sequence ATGAACGGTTCCCGGCAATATCTCATCGACGACCTGTCCATGAAAGAGTCCTGGCGGCTCTTCAAAATCATGGCCGAACTTGTGGACGGCTTCGATTCGTTAAGCGACATCGGCCCGGCCGTCTCCATCTTCGGTTCGGCCCGCATGACCCCCGACGAGCCCCTGTACCAACTGACGGAAAAGCTGGCCGGGCTTCTGGCCAAGACCGGGTACACGGTCATCACCGGCGGCGGCCCGGGACTCATGGAGGCCGCCAACAAGGGGGCGTCTGCGGCCGGAGGCACCTCCGTGGGCCTGCACATCCACCTGCCCTTCGAGCAAAAATACAACCAGTTCCTCAACCTGCGCTGCGACTTCCGCTACTTTTTCGTGCGCAAGGTGATGTTCGTGAAATACGCCATGGCCTATGTGGCCATGCCCGGCGGCTTCGGCACCCTGGACGAGCTCTTCGAGGCGTTGGTGCTCATCCAGACCCACCGCATCAAGCCCTTCCCCATCATCCTCATGGGCTCGGACTACTGGGGCGGGCTCGTGGACTGGCTCAAAAAAGAGGTCATCACCCGCAAATTCCTGGGCGAAGAAGACCTGGACATGTTCCGCGTCTACGATACGCCCGAAGAGGTGGTGGCCTTCATCAAGCGCCACGTCATCATCTGA